GTTCATCTGGATGCTGTTGACGCTGGGCTGGAGTTTCTTCGAGCGCTCCTTCAGCCGCGGCGAGACCACCTACGGCATCGTCTCGATCCCCGTCTATCCGGTGAAGGGCGTGATCGTGCTGGCGGCGGTGCTGATCCTGCTCCAGGCCGTCGCCATCGTGATTCGCGCCATCCAGCAGCTGCGGGAGGAAGCCGCATGAACCTGAGCCCGGAAATGCTGACCCTGGTGATGTTCGGCGGCCTGCTGGTCGGCCTGTTCATGGGCCACCCGCTGGCCTTCGTGCTGGGCGGCGTGGCCGTGATCGGCGCCTATCTCGGCCCCGGCCCCCGCGTGCTCGGCACGATCATCAACAACATCTACGGCAACGCCATGGACAACTACGTCCTGGTGGCCATCCCGCTGTTCGTGCTGATGGCGCGCTTCCTCAACGACTCCGGGGTCACCGAGAGAATGTTCGAAGCGATGCGTCTGCTGCTGGCCAACCTGCGCGGCGGCCTGGCGCTGACCGTGGTCATCGTCTCGGTGCTGCTCGCCGCCACCACCGGCATCGTCGGCGCCTCGATCGCGGTGATGGGCATGATCGCCCTGGCACCGATGCTCAAGTACGGCTACAACAAGGAGCTCAGCACCGGCGTGATCATGGCCAGCGGCTGCCTGGGCATCCTGATCCCGCCCAGCATCATGCTGATCCTGATGGCCAGCTATTCGCCGGTGTCGGTGGGGGCGCTGTTCGCCGGCGCGCTGGTACCGGGGCTGCTGCTGGGCGCCATGTACGCCCTCTACGTGCTGCTGATCTGCCTGGTGAAACCGAGCTACGGGCCACCGGTGCCCGCCGAGGAGCGGGCCGAGACCTCGACCGGCCAGTTGCTGATCATGCTGGCGAAGTACGTGCTGCCGCCGATGGCGCTGATCCTCGGCGTGCTCGGTGCGCTGTTCACCGGTATCGCCACCGCCACCGAGGCCTCGGCCATCGGCGTGGGTATCGCCTTCCTGCTGTTCCTGATCTTCGGCGACCGCAAGCTCACCACCTGCTTCAGGACACTGATCGATGCCAGCAAGACCACTACCATGGTTATGCTGGTGCTGGTCGGCGCCACCGCCTTCACCGGGGTGTTCTCGCGCGGCGGCGGCATGACGGTGATCAGCGAGCTGGTCATGGCCATGCCCGGTGGTACCACCGGCGCACTGATCCTGATGCTGTTCCTGGTCTTCATCCTGGGAATGTTCCTCGACTGGACCGGCATCGTGCTGCTCAGCTTCCCGATCATGCTGCCGATCGTGTCCGACATGGGCGTCGACATGCTGTGGTTCGTGGTGATGGTGGCGGTGGTGCTGCAGACCTCCTTCCTCACTCCACCGTTCGGCTATGCGCTGTTCTACCTGAAGGGCGTGGCGCCCAAGGGGGTCGAGATCATCGACCTCTACAAGGCGGTGATCCCGTTCTGCGCGCTGATCGTGCTGGCCTGCCTGCTGATGGCCTTCTTCCCGGTGCTGGTGACGGGTCTGCCGTCGCTGATGCTCGGCTACTAGCGCTTCTTCCGGCCTCAGGACCCGGCGCCCGTATCGCAGGATACGGGCGTTTTTCGTGATGCCGGTCAGGTGGCACGAGCTGCAGCCGTACGCGGCAACTGGTATCATTTCCGGCCGTTACCGCCTCGCATTGCTGCGCCGCCGTGCGGCCAGTGAAGGAGTTCCTGCTTGTTCCGATCCGCGACCACCGGCCTTTCCTCCCTGTCTCGGCGCCTGAGCCCGTGGACGCTGCTGATCCTGAGCGTCGCCCTCGTCGTCGCCCTGCCGGTCATCGTGGTGCTGGCGCATATCGTGATGCCGACACAGGGCGTCTGGCAGCATCTGGCCAGCACGGTGCTGGGTCGTTACCTGGGGAATACCTTCTATCTCACCGTCACGGTGGGAATCGGCAGCATGGTGATCGGCACCGGTACCGCCTGGCTGGTGGTGATGTGCCGCTTTCCGGGCCGGCGCCTCTTCGAGTGGGCCCTGCTGCTGCCGCTGGCCGTGCCCACCTACGTGATCGCCTACGCCTATACCGATTTCCTGCAGTACGCGGGCCCCGTGCAGAGCTGGCTGCGCGCGGTCTTCGACTGGGGACGCGGCGACTACTTCTTCCCCGACATCCGCTCGCTGGGCGGCGCCGCCACGCTGATCACCCTGGTGCTCTACCCCTACGTCTACCTGCTGGCCCGGGCGGCCTTCCTGGAACAGTCGGTGTGCGTGCTCGACGTCGGTCGCACGCTGGGGCGCGGCCCATGGAACCTGTTCGCCACCGTGGCCGTGCCGCTGGCACGGCCGGCGATCGTCGGCGGCGTCTCGCTGGTGCTGATGGAGACCCTCAATGAGTTCGGTGCCGTGCAGTTCTTCGGCGTCGACACCTTCACCACCGGCATCTATCGCACCTGGTTCGGCCTGGGCGAGCAGGTTGCCGCGGCCCAGCTCGCCGCTTGTCTGCTGCTGTTCGTCATCGTGCTGGTGCTGCTGGAGCGCTGGTCGCGAGGCAAGCGCCAGTATTTCCATACCACCAATCGCTACCAGCAGCTGCCCGAGTACCGGCTGCCCGGCTGGCGCGGGGTGGCGGCCTTCATGGCCTGCGCCACGCCGGTGCTGATCGGCTTCCTGGTGCCCAGCGGCCTGCTGCTGCAGATGGCCATCGCCAAGGGCGATACGCTGCTCGGCACGCGCTTTCTCGATTTCGCCTGGAACAGCCTGATGCTGGCCGTCGTCGCCTCATTGATCGCGGTGGGCCTGGCGGTCGTACTCAGCTACGGCGTGCGCCTCCACGACAGCCCGCTGACGCGCATCGCCACGCGGGTCGCCTCGATGGGCTATGCCATTCCCGGCTCGGTGATCGCGGTGGGCATCCTGATTCCCTTCGCCTGGCTCGACAACACGCTCAATACCTGGCTGCACGCCCACTACGGCAAGATCGTCGGGCTGGTCTTCAGCGGCTCGGCCTTCATCCTGGTGTACGCCTACGTGGTGCGCTTCCTGGCGGTGTCGTTCAATACCGTGGAGGCCAGCCTGGGCAAGGTGACGCCGAGCATGGATGCCGCCTCGCGCACCCTGGGCCAGACGCCGGCCGGTACGCTCAAGCGGGTCCACACGCCGATCATGCGCGGCAGCCTGATCGCCGCCGGCATCCTGGTGTTCGTCGATGTCATGAAGGAGCTGCCGGCCACCATCATCCTGCGCCCCTTCAACTTCGATACCCTGGCGGTCAGGGCCTACGGCCTGGCCTCGGACGAGCGCCTTGCCGAGGCCTCGACGGCGTCGCTGGCCATCGTGGCCGTCGGCATCCTGCCGGTGGTCCTGCTGAGCATGGCCATGCGCCGTTCGCGCCCCGGCTCAGGCCGCCGCTGAGGGGAAGACGAAGACCTGCGACAGGTCGAGGTGAATGTCCACCCGCTGCCCCTCGGCAGGCAGGAACACGCCGGGCACCCTGGCGTGCAGGTGGGCTTCGCTGCCGTCCTCACCGTGAGCGCAGATGTGCAACAGGCTGCTGCGCCCCAGCAGCTTGGCCATGACCACGTGGCTGTGGCGATGCTCCGGCGCCGGCTCGAAGTGCTCGGTGATGCGCAGCGCCTCGGGGCGGATCATCACCAGCGCCTGGCTCCCTTCGGGCAACCAGCCGGCCTCCACCGGCCCCACCGGGGTCTGCACGCGACCGCCCCGCACCTCGCCCGAGAGTTCGTTGACCTCGCCGAAGAAGGCGACGACGAAGGGGTCGCAGGGGGCGCAGTAGAGCTCCCGGGGGGTGCCCACCTGGACGATGCGCCCATCGCGCATCAGGGCGATGCGATCGGCCATGAACATGGCCTCCTCGGGATCGTGGGTCACCAGCAGGGTGGCGGCGCCGACCTTCTTTAGCACGTGCAGGGTATCGTCACGGATGCGATCGCGCAGCCGCGCGTCGAGGCTGGAGAAGGGTTCGTCGAGCAGCATCAGCTGGGGCGCCGGCGCCAGGGCGCGGGCCAGCGCCACACGCTGCTGCTGTCCGCCGGAGAGCATGTGCGGGTAGCTGTCGGCATAGCTGGCCATGCCCAGCTGCTCGAGCAGGGTCAGGGCCCGCTCGCGGCGCTGCCGGGGGGGCTCGCCCTTCAGCCCGAAGGTGACGTTCTCGATCACCGTGAGGTGAGGAAACAGCGCGGAATCCTGGAAGGCCAGGCCGACGTTGCGCTTCTCCGGCGGCACGTGGCGACCCTTGGGCACGGCGATCTCGCCGCCGTTGAGGCTCACGCGCCCCCGCTGCAGTACCTCTAGCCCCGCCGCGATGCGCAGCAGCGTGGTCTTGCCGCAGCCCGAGGGGCCCAGCAGACAAACGACCTCGCCAGGCGCCACATCGAGGTCGACGCCACGCACGGCCGTCTGGCTGCCGAAAGCATGTTGCACTCCCTCCATGGTCAATGCGGTGGACCGGGGATAGGGAGCGTGTCCGACTTCCATTGGCTTCGATTGGCTAGTCATAGAACAGCGAACATGATCCAGGGGAGAAATGGGCAAACTTCATCCTACCCGAAATGTCCAGCAAATACGTTTGGAATTTCCTCGCATTTGCCAATTTTTTCGCCTTCCCTTGCTCTCGGTCAGCTTCCCGGCGCCGCGTGGTCAAGGGTCTCTGACGGCAGGCTTGACGACTTCTTCACAAAACGCTTCAATAGCGTTCAACGTAATGCAACGTATTATCATTACTTGAACAAAACACCTGTCACATCAGGCTCTCGAGGTGAAACCATCATGATCCATCGTCAGCGTCTCGTCGCTCCCCTTGCCGCCATCCTGGCGGGCTCCGCTCTGGCCAGCACGGCAGGCGCCGATGAGCTCAACCTCTACTCGGCCCGCCACTACGACTCCGACGAGAAGCTCTACCAGGCCTTCACCGAGCAGACCGGGATCGAGGTCAACCTGCTGGAGGGCGACTCCGACCAGCTGATCGAGCGCATCCAGCGCGAGGGCGTGGCCAGCCCCGCCGATGTCATGATCACCGTCGATGCCGGTCGCCTGTGGCGCGCCGAGCAGGACGGGGTCTTCCAGAGCGTCGAATCCGACGTGCTCAACGAGCGTCTGCCGGAAGCCATGCGCCACCCCGAAGGCAAGTGGTTCGGCTTCAGCCAGCGCGTGCGGGCGATCGTCTACAACCCCGAGAACGTCGACCCCAGCGAGATCACCTCCTACGAGGACCTGACCGACCCGCGCTGGGAGGGCGAGATCTGCATCCGCTCCTCCAACAATATCTACAACCAGTCGCTGCTGGCCTCGATGATCGAGCATCACGGTGCGGAGGGTGCCGAGGAGTGGGCCCAGGGCGTGGTCGGCAACATGGCGCGCGACCCCGAAGGCGGCGACACCGACCAGATCAAGGCCGTGGCTGCCGGTGAGTGCGATCTGGCCGTGGCCAACCACTACTACTACGTGCGCCTGCTCGAGTCCGAGGAGGCCGCCGATCGCGAAGTGGCCGAGAAGGTGGGCATCCTGTTCCCCAACCAGGATGACCGCGGCACCCACGTCAACGTCGGCGGTGCCGGCGTGGTGAGCACCGCGCCGAACCGCGAGAATGCCGTTCGCTTCCTCGAGTTCCTGGCCTCCGACGAGGCCCAGGAGATCTTCGCCGCCGGCAACTATGAGTTTCCCGTGGTCGAAGGCGTGAAGATGAGCGAGACGCTCGAGTCCTGGGGCGAATTCAAGAAGGACGACCTCAACGTCAGCATCCTGGGCGAGAACAACCCGGAAGCGGTTCGCATCTTCGATCGCGTCGGCTGGCGCTGAACCTTATCCGACATGAGACAACGCCCGCGGCCATGGCCGCGGGCGTTTTCGTTTACGCTCTCCTCGACGCCCCCGGGGCCATGCCGTCTCCCCCGGGCTCGATGCCCAGCAGCGCCTCGCTCAACTCCTCGGCCAGTACCGCCACCGCCATCGGCAGAGCGCGCTCGGCCGCACTGCACAGCACCAGCCGGGCCTTGGCGATGTTGCGATCCTGCAGCGGCTTGAATACCAGCTCCCCATGCTCCAGTTCGCGAGCGACGTCGAGCTTGTTGAGATAGGCGACTCCCAAACCGGCCCGCGCCAGCGACTTGATCGTCAGGATTCGGTTGCAGCCGGCCAGGGGGGTGAGGTCGATGTCCGAATGGGCAAGCGTGCGCTCCAGGGTCGAGCCGTGAAACATCTCGGCGCTGGGCAGAATCGCCGGGTAGGGACGGCAGTCACGCAGGCGTACCGTTTCCTTCTCGGCCAGCGGGTGCGTGGGGGCCACTACCGCGCCGAAACCCAGCTCGACCGCCTGCTCGAAGCGAATCCGACGCGTCACCGGCGGGTTCATGCAGATGCCGATATCGGCCTCTCCGGTGGCGACTTGCTCCAGAATCGTGTCGGTCAGGCCGGTGGTCAGCACGAAACGCACCCGCGGGAAGCGCTCCCTGAAGCCGCGCAGGAGGGAGGGCAGTAGCTGGTCGGTCAACGACTCGATGGTGGCGATGCGAACCTCGGCGCAGCCGGTGCCACGGATGTCGCCCAGGGTCTCCAGCATCTGGCGCTCGTCGCGCTGCCATTGGCGAATCTGGTAGAGCATCAACTCACCCGCCGGCGACAGCCGCAGCCCCCGCGGTAGCCGCTCGAACAGCGGCACACCGAGCTCATCCTCGAGCTTGAGAATCTGTCGATTGATGGCCGAGGCGGCGACGTGCAGCCGTTCTGACGCCTTGCGCAGCGATCCCTGGCGGGCGACTTCCTCGAAATAGCGCAGAGAGGTCAGCAGTAGCTGCATGAGACACCATCCCGGCAAAGCTTACCGTTGCCTTTTCGGCAACGAAATGAGCGAAACATTATTATGGACCAGCACGGTTGGGCGAGGCTAGCTTGCGTAGAGCAACGACAACAATGACAGAGGAAGCTAGCCATGAGAACGACGCATGATCCCACCGAGACGAGGCCGGTCGAGCCCGTAGACGAGAAGCTGCCGTGGCACTCGATGATGCTCTACGGCTTCCAGCACGTACTGGTGATGGCCGCCGCGCCGATCACCGCCGTGTTCCTGGTGGGCCAGGCAATGGGCTTCGGCAGCGACGTCACGGTGGCCTTGATGAGTGCCACCTTCCTCGCCTGCGGCCTGGGCACGCTGCTGCAGTCCTTCGGCCCCTTCGGCATCGGCGCGCGGCTGCCCTTCGTTCAGGTGCCGGGCGGCGCACCGATCGTGATTTTCCTGGCCATCGCCCAGGCCACCGACATCCAGACCGCGACCGGCGCGGTGATCCTCACGGGGCTGTTCTATTTCCTGGCCCTGCCGTTCTTCACCAAGGTACTGAAATTCTTTCCTCCGATCGTGATCGGCACCATGCTGCTGCTGGTCGCAGTCAACCTGGTGCGCATCTTCGGCGGGCTGATCACCGGCAAGCCGGACTCGCCGGATTTCGCCAACCTGACCAGCATCGCCCTGGCACTACTCACCATGGGCTGCATCGTGCTCTTCGCCCGAATCTTCACCGGCGTGCTGCAGCGCATTGCCGTCATGCTGGGTTTGGTCGCCGGCGCGGCCGTGGCCACGCTGCTTGGCGTGATGAGCTTCGACAACGTGCTGGCCGGCCCGGTGGTGGCCTTCCCATCGCTGTTCCCCTTCGGCATGCCGAAGTTCGATCTCTTCGCCTCGCTGCCGTTGATCATCTTCAGCGTGGTCTCCATGACCGAGGCCACCGGCCAGACCATGGCCACCGCCGAGATCGTCGAGAAGCAAGGTGACTCACGCGCCCTGGTGCCGCGCAACATCCGCGCCGATGCGCTGGGCTCGTTGATCGGTGGTTGCTTCGGTACTTCGCTGATCATCACCAGCGGCGAGAACATCGGTATCGTGCGCGCCACCGGTGTGCGTTCGCGCTACGTGACCGTGGCGGCCGGCATCATTCTCGTGGCCTTGGCACTGCTCGCCCCTCTCGGACGGGTGGCCGCCACCCTGCCCACCGCCGTGGTCGCCGGCACCGCGGTGATCGTATTCGCCATCATCGGCGTGATGGGCATCAACATCCTGCGTAAGGTCGACTTCAACGAGCATGGCAACATGTTCACGCTGGCCGCGGCGCTGGCCATGGGTCTGCTTCCGATCGTCGTACCCGGCTTCTACAGCGCCTTTCCACAGCACCTGCAGATCATCCTCGGCAACGGCCTGGCCATGGGCACACTGACGGCGGTGCTGGTCAACATTCTGTTCCACCACCTCGGTCACGCCCGTCTCCCCGCACCCGCGACCAAGCAGGCCGACCTCGCCAGCGAACACATCAAGAGCAAGTAGAAAGGAACCCCATGGACACTCCGTCACAGGCCCGCAACGCCGCGGGCCGGGGGGCACTCTGCCCCGAGTCTTTCGCAGCCGACACTCTTCTGCTGCTGCCCGAGGAGGTACTGCTGGAGAGCGGCTGCGCCAGGAACAAGGCGGTCCTCGTCGCGAACGGCAAGTTCGCCGAGATCGACGAACGCGCGGCGCTGCTCGCTCGCCATCCCGAACTGACGCCGATTGCACTGCCCGGCAAGCTGCTGATGCCCGGCTTCATCGACGCCCATCATCACCTGACCCAGTCGCTCGGCAAGTCGCTGGTGTTCGGCGAACCCTCCGAGATCTTCAAGCGCATCTGGGTCCCGCTCGAGGCCAGCCTCGACGAGCGATTGCTCTACCTCTCGGCCAAGCTCGCCGCGCTGGAGGCGCTGCGCGGTGGCTTTACCACCGCGGTGGACGCCGGCACCCGCGCCTCGGCGGAGATCGGCAGCATCGCCCAGGCCGTCGAGGAGACCGGCCTGCGCTGCGTGTTGGGCTTCATCTGCAATGATCTGGGCGGTGGCAGGGAAGCGCACCAGGATGGCGCCGCGATACGTCGCGACGCCGAACGGCACCTGGCCCGTTGGGCCGGCCATGCGCTGGTCGTCCCCTCGCTGGCGGTGTCGATTCCCGAGGTGGCCAGCGATGGCATGCTGCGTGACGTGGCCGCACTCTGCGGCGAAGGCGGTGCCATCTTCCAGACCCACGTCAACGAGCATCTCCAGGCGGTGGAGCGTTCGCTGGTCGCACGCCGCCAGCGCCCCTTGGAGCACCTGCACGCGGTGGGCGCGCTGGGACCGCAGACGCTGATTGCCCACGCCACCCTGGTCACGCCAACGGAGCTCAACCTGCTGCGCGACACCGATACCGCGGTGGCCTTCAATCCCGTCGCCAGCGCGTGGAAAGGCAACGCCGTGGCGCCGGCCCTGCAGATGGCCGCGCTGGGTATTCGTTTCGGCCTGGGGACCGACGGCACGCGCAGCGATGCCTTTCGCCTGATGGATGCCGCCGAGACCAGTCAGCGTCTGTCCGCCGGCCTGGCAACCGGGGATTCATCGTGCGGCGGCGGCTGGCTGTGGCTCGAGCACGCCACCCGCGGCAGCGCCGAGGCGGCAGGGCTCGCGCGCCTGACCGGCGAGATCGCCCCGGGCCTGGCCGCCGATTTCCTGCTCCTCGACCTCGACGTGCCGGAAATGACGCCCTCCTGGGACCTCCCCTGGGAGCTGGTGCGCTATGCCAATCGCGATCAGATCGAGGCCGTGTTCACCAACGGCCGGCTGCGCCTGTGGCAAGGCTGGCCGGTAGACTGGGATGCTCGCGCGCTGCTTGCCGAGGTGCGCGAGGCGGCCGGCGCCGCCGTGGAACGCGCGCCGATCCAGCGGGTGCACGCGACGTCGTCGACGCACCGGGCAGCGGCCAAGAGGAGCGGGAATGACGACGCCGAGCCGACGGTGAAAGCGGCGCAACGCTCATGAACGAGATCGTCGTCTTTGCCGTCATCGCCACCGCCACCGGTATCGCTGCCTTCGTGCAAGGCGCGATCGGGATCGGCTTCGCGCTGATCGTCGCCCCGGTGCTGGGTTTCCTGCGCCCCGACCTGCTGCCGGTGGCCCTGCTGATCCTGATGCTGCCGCTCAATCTCTACGTCGGCCTGCGGGAACGTGAGGCGATCGACTGGAAGGGCGTGGGCTGGATCGGCCTGGGCCGCCTGCCGGGGACTTTCCTCGGCCTGTGGATCCTGGTCGTCCTGAGTGCCGACAGCCTCAACCAGGTGGTCGGCGCCTCGACGGTGATCGCCGTGCTCGCCGCCCTGTTCGCCCCGGTATTTCGCCCCAAGGCGGGCGCCTGCGCCTCGGTCGGGGTCATCACCGGCATCACCGAAACCGCCACCGGCGTCGGCGGCCCGCCGCTGGCGCTGCTCTACCAGCATCGACCTGGCCCGGAGCTGCGCTCGACCATCGCCTGCTGCTTCCTGATCGGAGAGATCGTCTCGCTGGTCATTCTGGCCGTGGCGGGCAAGTTCCACCTCGACCAGCTGCGGTGGGCCCTCTACCTGCTGCCGCCGCTGCTCATCGGCAGCGTCGCCAGCCGCGTGACGCACCATCGCATCGATGCCCGGCGCCTACGCCAGGGCGTGCTGCTGTTCGCGCTGGTGTCGGGCGTCGTCCTGATGGTGCCCTACTAGCGCCCCCTCAATGCGCCTCGTCCCAGTTGGCCCCACTCTCGGCCTCGACGATCAGCGGCACGCTGAGTTCGGCGGCGGCCTGCATGCGCGCCTTGACCTCGTCGATGAACTCGCCCACCTGGGCTTCGCCGACCTCGAACACCAGCTCGTCGTGCACCTGCATCACCATGCAGGCGTCGAAGGCGCTCTGCTGCAGCCAGGCGTCGACCTCGATCATGGCGCGCTTGATGATGTCCGCCGCGGTGCCCTGCATCGGCGCGTTGATCGCGGTGCGCTCGGCGGCCTGGCGCCGGGCGTGGTTCTGGGCGCGGATCTCGGGGAGGTAGAGGCGGCGGCCGTACACGGTCTCGACGTAGCCATCGTCGGCGGCCTGGGCGCGGATGCGCTCCATGTAGCGGGCCACGCCCGGGTAGCGGTCGAAGTAGCGGTCGATGTAGGTCTGCGCCTGGCCGCGCTCGATGCGCAGCTGCTTGGACAGCCCCCAGGCGCTCATGCCGTAGATCAGCCCGAAGTTGATCGCCTTGGCGCTGCGCCGCTGCTCGCCGGAGACCTGCTCCAGCGGCACGCCGAAGACCTCGGCGGCAGTGGCGGCGTGGATGTCGCGCCCCTCGGCAAAGGCCGAGAGCAGCCCTTCGTCCGCAGAAAGATGCGCCATGATGCGCAGCTCGATCTGCGAGTAGTCGGCGGCGACGATGCGATAGCCGGGCCGGGCGATGAAGGCCTGGCGAATCTTGCGCCCCTCCTCGGTACGAATGGGGATGTTCTGCAGGTTGGGGTCGCTCGAGGAGAGCCGGCCGGTGGCGGCGACCGCCTGATGGTAGCTGGTATGCAGCCGCCCGGTGCGCTTGTTGACCAGCCGCGGCAGCTTGTCGGTATAGGTCGACTTGAGCTTGGCCAGGCCGCGGTGCTCCATGATCACCTTGGGCAGCGGGTAATCCAGCGCCAGCTCCTCGAGCACCGCCTCGGCGGTGGAAGGAGCGCCCTTGGGCGTCTTCTTGAGCACCGGGATCTTCTGCTCCTCGAACAGGATCTCGCCGAGCTGCTTGGGCGAGCCGAGGTTGAACTCGCGCCCGGCGAGCTCGAAGGCTCGCGTCTCGAGCTCGCCGATGCGCGCCTCGAGCTCCTGGCTCTGGGCATGCAGGCGCGCGGCGTCGATCGCCACCCCGGTGCGTTCGATGCGCGACAGCACCGGGATCAGCGGCCGCTCGATGGTGTCGAGCACCTCGGCCAGGCGCCCCTCCGCCTCGATGCGCGGACGCAGCTCGCAGTGCAGGCGCAGGGTGACGTCGACGTCCTCGCAGGCGTAGGGCACGGCCTGCTCGAAGTCGATCTGGTTGAAGGTGAGCTGCTTGGCGCCCTTGCCGGCGATCTCCTCGAAGCTCACCGTCTTCTGGCCCAGGTACTTCAGCGCCAGCGAGTCCATGTCGTGACGGGTGGCGGTGGAGTTGAGCACGTAGGACTCGAGCATGGTATCGGTCAGCGGCCCGCGCACCTGGATGTCGTAATTGGCCAGCACCGAGATGTCGTACTTGAGGTTCTGGCCGATCTTGCCGCGGCAGGGGTCCTCCAGCAGCGGCTTGAGCGCGGCCAGCACGGCGGCGCGGTCGAGCTGGTCGGGCACGTCGAGGTAGTCGTGGGCGAGCGGCACGTAGGCGGCTTCACCGGGTTCGAGCGCCAGCCCCACGCCGACGATCTCGGCATCCATGTAATTGAGGCTGTTGGTCTCGAGGTCGAAGCAGAAGGCCTCGCAGGCGCCGAGCCGCGCCAGCCACTCGTCGAGTTCGGCCTGGGTCAGGATCAGATGGTTCTGGCAGGCGGCCACGCTGGCCGGCGGCGCCTCGGGGTCGAGGTTGCCCGCCGCGGCGGTACCGGCGACCCCGCTGCCGCGCTCGACGTCGTCGACCCCTTCATCCTTGCCCGAGAGCAGCTCGGAGAGCCAGGCCTTGAACTCGAGCTCGGTGTAGAGCCGCTTGAGCGCCTCGCGGTCGGGATGGGCGATGTCGAGGTCGCCGAGCCCCACCGGCAGCTCGCAGTCGGTCTTGATGGTGGCCAGCTGGTAGGAGAGATAGGCCATCTCGCGATGCTCCTCGAGCTTGCTCGGCAGCGACTTGGCACCGCGAAAATCGAGGGTGGCGACACGCTCGAGGTCGGCATAGATGGTATCGAGCCCGCCGCCCATGCCCTGCAGCAGGCCCAGCGCGGTCTTCTCGCCCACCCCCGGAACGCCGGGGATGTTGTCGACCTTGTCGCCCATCAGCGCCAGGAAGTCGATGATCAGCTCCGGCGGCAGGCCGAACTTGGCCTTGACCCCTTCCACGTCGAGGGTCTCGTCCTTCATGGTGTTGACCAGCGTGATGTGGCCGTTGACCAGCTGCGCCATGTCCTTGTCGCCGGTGGAGATCACCGCGTCGCGGCCGGCCTCGGTGGCGAGCCGGGCCAGGGTGCCGATGACGTCGTCGGCCTCGACGCCCTCGACGCACAGCAGCGGCAGCCCCAGGGCGCGGACGCAGGCGTAGAGCGGCTCCACCTGGCTGCGCAGGTCGTCAGGCATCGGCGGACGCTGGGCCTTGTACGCCTCGAACAGCTCGTCGCGGAAGGTCTTGCCCTTGGCATCGAAGACCACCGCCATGGGGCTGTCGGGGTAATCCTTGATCAGCCGCTTGAGCATGTTGAGCACACCCTTGATGGCGCCGGTGGGCTGGCCGGTGGAGGTGGTCAGCGGCGGCAGGGCGTGAAAGGCGCGGTAGAGATAGGACGAACCGTCGACGAGAACGATGGGGGTATCGGCCATGTATCGGCATCCGTTGGGTCTGTGCAAGAAAATGTGATCTTGATCAGCCATGATACGCATTGCGCGCCGCTTTTGCCGCCATCGTTGGGATCGCGAGGTCCAACGTCATACACTGAGGTTAATCGCACACCGGGGCAGTCGCTCGGTGCAGCGTTCGTCGCAAGCGGTCTCTGGAGGCCCACCATGAACGTTTCACGCCGCATCCTCGCTGTCACTCTGCTCTCCCTGGGGCTCGGCATGGTGTCGGCCGCCCCCGCCCTGGCCCAGTCATCCGCCGATGTCGAGCCCGACATCACCATTCGCCAGGAGGAGGATCGC
This portion of the Billgrantia sulfidoxydans genome encodes:
- a CDS encoding TRAP transporter large permease is translated as MNLSPEMLTLVMFGGLLVGLFMGHPLAFVLGGVAVIGAYLGPGPRVLGTIINNIYGNAMDNYVLVAIPLFVLMARFLNDSGVTERMFEAMRLLLANLRGGLALTVVIVSVLLAATTGIVGASIAVMGMIALAPMLKYGYNKELSTGVIMASGCLGILIPPSIMLILMASYSPVSVGALFAGALVPGLLLGAMYALYVLLICLVKPSYGPPVPAEERAETSTGQLLIMLAKYVLPPMALILGVLGALFTGIATATEASAIGVGIAFLLFLIFGDRKLTTCFRTLIDASKTTTMVMLVLVGATAFTGVFSRGGGMTVISELVMAMPGGTTGALILMLFLVFILGMFLDWTGIVLLSFPIMLPIVSDMGVDMLWFVVMVAVVLQTSFLTPPFGYALFYLKGVAPKGVEIIDLYKAVIPFCALIVLACLLMAFFPVLVTGLPSLMLGY
- a CDS encoding ABC transporter permease, whose amino-acid sequence is MFRSATTGLSSLSRRLSPWTLLILSVALVVALPVIVVLAHIVMPTQGVWQHLASTVLGRYLGNTFYLTVTVGIGSMVIGTGTAWLVVMCRFPGRRLFEWALLLPLAVPTYVIAYAYTDFLQYAGPVQSWLRAVFDWGRGDYFFPDIRSLGGAATLITLVLYPYVYLLARAAFLEQSVCVLDVGRTLGRGPWNLFATVAVPLARPAIVGGVSLVLMETLNEFGAVQFFGVDTFTTGIYRTWFGLGEQVAAAQLAACLLLFVIVLVLLERWSRGKRQYFHTTNRYQQLPEYRLPGWRGVAAFMACATPVLIGFLVPSGLLLQMAIAKGDTLLGTRFLDFAWNSLMLAVVASLIAVGLAVVLSYGVRLHDSPLTRIATRVASMGYAIPGSVIAVGILIPFAWLDNTLNTWLHAHYGKIVGLVFSGSAFILVYAYVVRFLAVSFNTVEASLGKVTPSMDAASRTLGQTPAGTLKRVHTPIMRGSLIAAGILVFVDVMKELPATIILRPFNFDTLAVRAYGLASDERLAEASTASLAIVAVGILPVVLLSMAMRRSRPGSGRR
- a CDS encoding ABC transporter ATP-binding protein, which encodes MEGVQHAFGSQTAVRGVDLDVAPGEVVCLLGPSGCGKTTLLRIAAGLEVLQRGRVSLNGGEIAVPKGRHVPPEKRNVGLAFQDSALFPHLTVIENVTFGLKGEPPRQRRERALTLLEQLGMASYADSYPHMLSGGQQQRVALARALAPAPQLMLLDEPFSSLDARLRDRIRDDTLHVLKKVGAATLLVTHDPEEAMFMADRIALMRDGRIVQVGTPRELYCAPCDPFVVAFFGEVNELSGEVRGGRVQTPVGPVEAGWLPEGSQALVMIRPEALRITEHFEPAPEHRHSHVVMAKLLGRSSLLHICAHGEDGSEAHLHARVPGVFLPAEGQRVDIHLDLSQVFVFPSAAA
- a CDS encoding Fe(3+) ABC transporter substrate-binding protein, whose translation is MIHRQRLVAPLAAILAGSALASTAGADELNLYSARHYDSDEKLYQAFTEQTGIEVNLLEGDSDQLIERIQREGVASPADVMITVDAGRLWRAEQDGVFQSVESDVLNERLPEAMRHPEGKWFGFSQRVRAIVYNPENVDPSEITSYEDLTDPRWEGEICIRSSNNIYNQSLLASMIEHHGAEGAEEWAQGVVGNMARDPEGGDTDQIKAVAAGECDLAVANHYYYVRLLESEEAADREVAEKVGILFPNQDDRGTHVNVGGAGVVSTAPNRENAVRFLEFLASDEAQEIFAAGNYEFPVVEGVKMSETLESWGEFKKDDLNVSILGENNPEAVRIFDRVGWR
- a CDS encoding LysR family transcriptional regulator, yielding MQLLLTSLRYFEEVARQGSLRKASERLHVAASAINRQILKLEDELGVPLFERLPRGLRLSPAGELMLYQIRQWQRDERQMLETLGDIRGTGCAEVRIATIESLTDQLLPSLLRGFRERFPRVRFVLTTGLTDTILEQVATGEADIGICMNPPVTRRIRFEQAVELGFGAVVAPTHPLAEKETVRLRDCRPYPAILPSAEMFHGSTLERTLAHSDIDLTPLAGCNRILTIKSLARAGLGVAYLNKLDVARELEHGELVFKPLQDRNIAKARLVLCSAAERALPMAVAVLAEELSEALLGIEPGGDGMAPGASRRA